The Parashewanella tropica genome window below encodes:
- a CDS encoding nucleoside triphosphate pyrophosphohydrolase family protein encodes MQLRHINDTLYQQLYRDISQFRSTFDLPIEAPSTLNEQTDTLHSSLIIEELTELAQADSLVEQADAIVDSVYVLMGRLVHLGIKHPSDKLEISYFIDVLLAVAANLEIDFIRCWNEVHSSNMSKVCQSEEEYQATVAFYSEQGITLTATHQGHYIIAKCAEDTLIDGKMIRQGKVLKNVNYRAANLQSCL; translated from the coding sequence ATGCAATTACGACACATCAACGACACTTTATATCAACAACTTTATCGTGACATTTCTCAATTTCGCAGCACCTTTGATTTGCCTATAGAAGCACCGAGTACCCTAAACGAACAAACTGATACTCTTCATTCCTCACTTATCATTGAAGAATTAACTGAGCTAGCTCAAGCAGACTCACTCGTCGAGCAAGCAGATGCTATCGTCGACTCCGTGTACGTTTTAATGGGGCGATTGGTTCACCTTGGTATAAAACACCCTTCAGACAAGCTTGAAATCAGTTATTTTATTGACGTATTACTGGCCGTTGCCGCAAACCTTGAAATTGACTTTATTCGGTGCTGGAATGAAGTTCATAGCAGCAACATGAGCAAAGTGTGTCAATCAGAAGAAGAGTATCAAGCTACTGTCGCCTTCTATTCTGAGCAGGGCATCACCTTAACCGCCACCCATCAAGGTCATTACATTATTGCTAAGTGCGCTGAAGATACATTGATTGATGGTAAAATGATCCGTCAAGGAAAGGTGCTTAAAAACGTAAATTATAGAGCCGCGAACCTTCAATCTTGCTTGTAA
- a CDS encoding stomatin-like protein yields the protein MNFEVNQDFIIMVIWGLLFLMFILKLFQSIRLVPTKSAYVVERLGKYHCTLDAGFHALIPFVDKVAYIHDLKEETINVPPQECFSCDEVKVEVDGVIYMSVIDPVKASYGITDYRYAAIQLAQTTTRSVIGTLDLDRTFEERDVISAKVVEVLDQAGALWGIRVHRYEIKNITPPDTVKNAMEMQVNAERERRAVLAKSEGDKQSRINRSEGIKTEMINRSEGEMQKRINEAEGKAEEILTLSKATAESIERLAEVISAPGGQNALRMQLGEQYFRQFAALSQEGNRVILPGNIMDFEQWLTHIDLQKK from the coding sequence ATGAACTTTGAAGTGAATCAAGATTTCATCATCATGGTGATTTGGGGACTGCTGTTTTTGATGTTCATCCTCAAGTTATTTCAATCTATCCGTTTAGTACCGACCAAGTCTGCTTATGTTGTAGAAAGGCTTGGAAAATACCATTGTACGTTAGATGCGGGTTTTCATGCTTTGATCCCATTTGTGGATAAAGTGGCTTACATTCACGACTTAAAAGAAGAAACCATCAACGTACCACCACAAGAGTGTTTTTCTTGTGATGAAGTTAAAGTCGAAGTCGACGGCGTGATTTATATGTCTGTTATTGATCCAGTTAAAGCCAGCTACGGGATCACCGATTATCGCTATGCGGCCATTCAGCTCGCGCAAACCACCACCCGCTCAGTGATAGGTACGTTGGATTTAGATAGAACCTTTGAAGAACGTGACGTGATTTCGGCAAAAGTGGTCGAAGTATTGGATCAAGCCGGCGCATTGTGGGGGATTCGAGTACACCGCTATGAAATCAAAAACATCACACCACCTGACACTGTTAAAAACGCCATGGAAATGCAAGTTAATGCCGAGCGTGAACGCCGAGCCGTGTTAGCGAAAAGTGAAGGTGACAAGCAAAGTCGAATTAATCGCTCTGAAGGGATCAAAACGGAAATGATCAATCGTTCAGAAGGTGAAATGCAAAAACGGATCAATGAAGCCGAAGGTAAAGCTGAAGAAATTTTAACCTTATCGAAAGCAACCGCAGAGTCGATAGAACGCCTTGCTGAAGTGATCTCTGCTCCGGGTGGACAAAATGCATTGCGGATGCAACTAGGGGAGCAATACTTCAGGCAGTTTGCGGCGTTAAGCCAAGAAGGTAACCGAGTGATATTGCCAGGAAACATAATGGACTTTGAGCAATGGCTAACGCACATTGATTTACAGAAAAAATAA
- the ubiD gene encoding 4-hydroxy-3-polyprenylbenzoate decarboxylase — protein MSFKDLRQFIDHLEANGELKRIAHPVDPHLEMTEIGDRVLRAGGPALLFENPVGKTMPVLANLFGTPKRVAMALGKDDPLELREVGELLAFLKEPEPPAGFKDALSKLPKFSQALKMPTKSVKSAKCQQVVITGDDVDLNQLPIQHCWPGDVAPLVTWGLTITKGPNQKRQNLGIYRQQLLSKNKLIMRWLDHRGGALDFKDFKEKHPGEKYPVVVALGSDPGTILGAVTPVPDTMSEYAFAGLLRGERTEVCKALSCDLEVPATSEIILEGYIDPDEVAEEGPYGDHTGYYNETEFFPVFTVTHITHRKDAIYHSTYTGRPPDEPAMLGVALNEVFVPILKKQYPEIVDFYLPPEGCSYRMAVISIKKQYPGHAKRVMMGAWSFLRQFMYTKFIIIVDDDVNCRDWNDVIWAITTRMDPTRDTTMVDNTPIDYLDFASPVAGLGSKMGMDATNKWEGETTREWGTPIVMDSDVKQKVDEIWEQLGL, from the coding sequence ATGAGTTTTAAGGACTTACGACAATTCATTGATCACTTAGAAGCAAATGGCGAACTTAAGCGCATTGCTCATCCTGTCGATCCACATTTGGAAATGACAGAAATTGGCGATCGCGTACTCCGAGCAGGAGGTCCTGCCTTACTGTTTGAAAATCCTGTAGGTAAAACCATGCCTGTACTGGCTAACTTATTTGGCACACCCAAACGAGTGGCTATGGCTTTGGGTAAAGACGACCCACTGGAATTACGCGAAGTTGGTGAGTTACTGGCATTTTTGAAAGAGCCTGAACCACCCGCAGGCTTTAAAGATGCGTTAAGTAAGTTACCCAAATTTTCTCAAGCGCTCAAAATGCCAACCAAATCCGTTAAGTCGGCAAAATGTCAGCAAGTAGTGATCACCGGTGATGATGTTGATCTGAACCAATTACCGATACAGCACTGCTGGCCAGGGGATGTTGCCCCCTTAGTCACTTGGGGACTCACCATCACTAAAGGGCCAAATCAAAAACGCCAAAATCTTGGTATTTATCGACAACAATTACTGAGTAAAAACAAGCTCATTATGCGTTGGCTCGATCACCGAGGTGGCGCCTTAGATTTTAAAGATTTTAAAGAAAAGCATCCCGGCGAAAAATACCCTGTTGTTGTAGCATTGGGCAGCGATCCAGGTACCATTTTAGGCGCTGTTACTCCGGTCCCTGATACCATGAGTGAATACGCCTTTGCAGGCTTGTTACGTGGTGAGCGTACTGAGGTGTGTAAAGCATTAAGCTGCGACTTAGAAGTCCCTGCCACCAGCGAAATCATTCTTGAAGGATATATCGATCCTGATGAAGTAGCCGAAGAAGGCCCATACGGTGATCACACGGGTTACTACAATGAAACTGAGTTTTTCCCTGTTTTCACAGTAACTCACATCACTCATCGTAAAGATGCCATCTACCACAGTACCTATACGGGTAGACCACCCGATGAACCCGCTATGTTAGGTGTGGCACTCAACGAAGTGTTTGTGCCGATTTTGAAAAAGCAGTACCCAGAAATTGTGGATTTTTATCTGCCACCTGAAGGCTGTTCATATCGCATGGCTGTGATATCGATTAAGAAACAATACCCTGGGCACGCCAAACGCGTGATGATGGGCGCTTGGTCGTTCTTACGTCAGTTTATGTACACCAAATTCATTATTATTGTTGATGATGATGTCAATTGCCGTGATTGGAATGACGTGATTTGGGCGATCACCACCCGTATGGATCCAACTCGTGATACTACGATGGTCGACAATACGCCTATCGATTATTTGGACTTTGCTTCACCCGTAGCGGGACTTGGTTCAAAAATGGGTATGGACGCCACCAACAAGTGGGAAGGTGAAACTACCCGCGAATGGGGAACCCCCATTGTCATGGACAGTGACGTAAAACAAAAAGTAGATGAAATTTGGGAGCAGCTGGGACTCTGA
- a CDS encoding NfeD family protein, with protein MSLTDPIVIWALIGLFLILAEIILPGGIVILLGVACLVVSSMLWGGVVEGLNQSLTLWFITSIVLLLLFRGLTQKMIGGDTHVDNTDEGIDVYGQIATVKETIGPGEQQGRIRFNGSDWPAVADGSEIAVGEQVKIICQQNIAFVVELDSEQQDS; from the coding sequence ATGTCTTTAACTGATCCCATCGTAATATGGGCGTTGATTGGGTTGTTTTTGATCCTTGCTGAAATCATCCTACCCGGCGGCATTGTGATCTTATTGGGGGTTGCTTGTTTGGTGGTCTCCAGCATGTTGTGGGGTGGGGTGGTAGAAGGGCTCAACCAAAGTTTAACCTTGTGGTTTATTACCTCAATCGTGTTGCTTTTACTGTTTCGAGGGCTTACCCAAAAAATGATTGGGGGCGATACCCATGTGGACAACACGGATGAAGGCATTGATGTTTATGGGCAAATCGCTACCGTAAAAGAAACGATTGGTCCAGGGGAACAACAAGGACGAATTCGATTTAATGGCTCAGATTGGCCAGCCGTGGCCGATGGCAGTGAAATTGCTGTCGGTGAGCAAGTCAAAATCATTTGCCAACAAAACATCGCTTTTGTTGTCGAACTTGATAGTGAACAACAAGATTCATAA
- a CDS encoding SPFH domain-containing protein encodes MLTFTIAVLVLLFILFKLMLVVPMREVVVIERLGKFRTVLQPGFHFLIPFLDRAAYRHDTREQVLDVPTQSCISKDNTQLEVDGLVYLKVMDGRLASYGIEDYRRAAVNLAQTTMRSEIGKLTLSETFAEREKLNESIVREIDVASEPWGIKVLRYEIRNISPSYHVIHTLEKQMEAERQKRAEITLANAEKAATINLSEGERQEAINLSEGEKQKRINEAIGTGQEIAIVAKAKAEGMAKVSEALSKNGGNDAMNMLLKEQFIKQVGDILDNTQVSVIPTEIAKVEGFFQGMDQVSATMNKQGGQG; translated from the coding sequence ATGCTGACGTTTACGATAGCAGTATTAGTGCTGCTGTTTATTTTATTCAAATTGATGCTGGTGGTACCGATGCGCGAGGTCGTTGTGATCGAGCGATTAGGTAAGTTCCGCACTGTATTGCAACCGGGGTTTCACTTCCTTATTCCATTTTTAGACCGTGCCGCCTATCGTCACGATACCCGTGAACAAGTGCTGGACGTTCCTACCCAAAGCTGTATTTCTAAAGACAATACCCAATTAGAAGTGGATGGTTTGGTGTATCTAAAAGTCATGGATGGTCGTCTTGCCAGTTATGGGATTGAAGATTATCGTCGAGCGGCGGTGAATCTTGCACAAACCACCATGAGATCGGAGATTGGTAAACTCACGCTAAGTGAAACCTTTGCTGAGCGAGAGAAATTGAATGAATCCATTGTGAGAGAAATCGATGTAGCGTCTGAGCCTTGGGGCATTAAAGTCCTGCGTTATGAAATTCGCAATATCTCTCCGTCTTATCACGTGATCCATACCCTTGAGAAGCAAATGGAAGCCGAACGTCAAAAGCGTGCTGAAATTACCTTAGCCAATGCAGAAAAAGCCGCCACCATTAATTTATCAGAAGGTGAGCGCCAAGAAGCCATCAATTTATCAGAAGGTGAAAAACAAAAGCGCATCAATGAAGCCATCGGTACAGGGCAAGAAATTGCCATTGTCGCCAAAGCTAAAGCTGAAGGTATGGCGAAAGTATCAGAAGCCTTGTCAAAAAACGGCGGTAACGATGCCATGAACATGCTGCTAAAAGAGCAATTTATTAAGCAAGTGGGTGATATTTTAGATAATACCCAAGTGTCAGTGATCCCCACTGAAATCGCTAAAGTTGAAGGTTTTTTCCAAGGGATGGATCAAGTGAGTGCCACCATGAATAAGCAGGGAGGACAAGGGTAA
- the ubiA gene encoding 4-hydroxybenzoate octaprenyltransferase translates to MKQKLSAYWRLMRMDKPIGSLLLLWPCLMALFFAAGGVPDFSLIVIFTLGVFIMRACGCVINDYADRKVDGKVKRTQNRPLASGELTSKEALGLFGMLALLAFGLVLFLNTLVLKLAVVGIILTVIYPFLKRVTNLPQLFLGIVFSWSIPMAYAAVNGELPAQAWWLFFGNWCWIVAYDTMYAMVDRDDDLKIGVKSTAILFGDWDKFIIGVLQVFALFGFAMAGHQHGQMDVYLLGLLAFIGFGVYQQYLIKDRDRQNCFKAFLNNNWAGLAMFIALVVGYLL, encoded by the coding sequence ATGAAACAAAAACTCTCAGCCTATTGGCGTCTAATGCGGATGGATAAGCCAATTGGCTCTCTGTTATTGCTGTGGCCGTGTTTAATGGCTCTGTTTTTTGCTGCTGGTGGAGTTCCTGATTTCTCTCTAATCGTCATCTTTACTCTTGGTGTATTTATCATGCGAGCTTGTGGCTGCGTGATTAATGATTACGCTGATAGAAAAGTCGATGGCAAGGTCAAGCGCACTCAGAACCGTCCTCTTGCAAGTGGCGAGTTGACCTCAAAAGAAGCGTTAGGGCTCTTCGGAATGTTGGCCTTATTGGCATTTGGTTTGGTGCTTTTTTTAAATACATTGGTACTCAAACTTGCTGTGGTGGGTATCATTCTGACTGTGATTTACCCATTTTTAAAACGCGTCACTAATTTACCGCAACTGTTTTTAGGGATAGTGTTCAGTTGGTCAATCCCAATGGCGTATGCCGCTGTTAATGGTGAGCTACCTGCACAAGCTTGGTGGCTGTTCTTTGGTAACTGGTGCTGGATTGTGGCTTACGACACCATGTATGCCATGGTAGATCGAGATGATGATCTGAAGATAGGGGTTAAATCGACCGCGATATTATTTGGCGATTGGGATAAATTCATCATAGGTGTTTTACAAGTATTCGCTTTATTTGGGTTTGCCATGGCTGGTCACCAGCACGGACAAATGGACGTTTACCTTCTAGGTCTACTGGCATTTATTGGTTTTGGCGTTTATCAGCAATATTTAATTAAAGATCGTGATCGCCAAAACTGTTTCAAAGCTTTTCTTAATAATAATTGGGCTGGTTTAGCCATGTTTATAGCTTTAGTTGTAGGGTATCTTTTATAA
- a CDS encoding hydratase has product MNSNTATLLATRRFNGMAGEPLTEKPQNFDDAWALQQQVTQSYCQLAQTQVAGWKCVLPTKSTTMLAPLFDNTIYDLTSKCAVFETLSEPMALVEPEIVTVFDRDLPVRDTPYTEQDIDNAIGSTRLALELMQSRYQNPDDVTYFEAFADGLLNQGVYLGPEVNIDLSIEAMSQFHLKITSSEGATLINRIVTHPNNHPRIAVYWLVNFLRERGIEIKAGMKVITGSYAGIVKVPYGSPVSFTYGELGSMTVTFTKKSTD; this is encoded by the coding sequence GTGAATTCCAATACCGCAACCCTGCTTGCCACTCGCCGATTTAACGGTATGGCAGGTGAACCTCTTACCGAGAAACCCCAAAACTTCGATGATGCATGGGCACTTCAGCAGCAAGTCACACAATCCTATTGCCAGTTAGCGCAAACCCAAGTTGCGGGGTGGAAATGCGTACTCCCAACCAAAAGCACCACTATGTTGGCGCCATTATTCGACAACACCATCTATGACTTAACATCTAAATGTGCCGTGTTTGAAACACTTAGCGAACCAATGGCTCTAGTCGAGCCTGAAATCGTAACAGTGTTTGATCGCGATCTGCCTGTGCGTGATACGCCATATACTGAACAAGACATCGATAATGCCATTGGTAGTACTCGTTTAGCATTAGAGTTGATGCAAAGTCGTTATCAGAACCCTGATGATGTGACTTATTTTGAAGCTTTCGCTGATGGTTTACTCAATCAAGGAGTATATTTGGGGCCAGAGGTCAATATCGATCTATCAATAGAAGCCATGTCACAATTTCATCTAAAGATTACTTCCTCAGAAGGAGCCACGCTAATCAATCGGATTGTAACTCACCCCAATAACCATCCAAGAATTGCCGTCTATTGGTTAGTCAACTTCTTACGTGAACGTGGCATTGAGATTAAAGCTGGCATGAAAGTCATTACAGGCTCTTATGCTGGCATCGTAAAAGTGCCCTATGGCAGCCCCGTCAGCTTTACATATGGAGAACTGGGCTCCATGACAGTAACTTTTACCAAAAAAAGCACTGATTAA
- the uvrD gene encoding DNA helicase II — protein MDPSSLLNGLNDKQAQAVSAPLSNMLVLAGAGSGKTRVLTHRIAWLMQQLGQSPYSILAVTFTNKAAAEMRERVEHVVGTNMSRMWIGTFHGLAHRLLRTHYQDANLPQSFQILDSDDQLRLLKRILKSLNLDEKQYPPRQAQGYINGKKDQGLRPKDIENTIFPIEQNLKKIYEVYQESCDRAGLVDFAEILLRAHELWLNKPHILAHYQDRFKHILVDEFQDTNAIQYAWIRVLAGNNANVMIVGDDDQSIYGWRGAQVENLHRFLNDFNGAETIRLEQNYRSSGNILNASNELIANNSERLGKSLWTEDVEGEKIALYCAFNEMDEARYIVSRIADWQDNGGSLADCAILYRSNAQSRVLEEALLHKGLAYRIYGGLRFFERQEIKDAMSYLRLMANKDDDAAFERIVNTPTRGIGDRTLDILRSTARQEQMTLWQASIKVLDEKMLAARASNAVRGFMDLIVELQQQTMDMPLYRMTDTVIQDSGLKTMYQAEKGEKAQARIDNLEELVTAAKTFELPEDLEDMGELNGFLSHAALEAGEGQADAFTDAVQLMTLHSAKGLEFPQVFMAGVEEGLFPSKMALEEGDRLDEERRLCYVGMTRAMQKLTITHAESRRIYGREDYSRPSRFIKEIPQQYVDEIRMKTKVTQPKPSFSSGFSSGFSSGYNSGFSSSQRNQKTQAPKPSFTQNHESGLSEGQRVRHKKFGEGKVLELEGMGEQACVRVNFDDYGVKKLKVMIAKLEGL, from the coding sequence ATGGATCCATCTTCTTTATTAAACGGTCTCAACGATAAACAAGCGCAAGCAGTGTCTGCACCTTTATCTAATATGTTGGTGTTAGCGGGAGCTGGCAGTGGTAAAACTCGAGTACTGACTCATCGTATTGCATGGTTGATGCAACAGCTTGGGCAAAGCCCGTATTCGATTTTGGCTGTAACGTTTACCAATAAAGCCGCCGCTGAAATGCGTGAGCGTGTTGAGCATGTCGTGGGTACCAATATGAGCCGTATGTGGATTGGCACCTTTCACGGTCTCGCCCATCGTTTGCTTCGCACCCATTATCAAGATGCCAATTTACCGCAAAGCTTCCAAATTTTAGATTCTGACGATCAGCTGCGTTTGCTTAAGCGTATTTTAAAAAGTCTGAATCTAGATGAAAAACAATATCCGCCTCGCCAAGCTCAAGGTTACATCAATGGTAAAAAAGACCAAGGTCTGCGCCCAAAGGACATTGAAAATACCATTTTTCCGATTGAGCAAAACCTGAAGAAAATCTACGAGGTTTATCAAGAATCTTGTGACCGTGCTGGCTTGGTCGACTTTGCAGAGATCTTATTAAGAGCCCATGAACTGTGGCTCAATAAACCTCATATTCTTGCTCATTACCAAGACCGATTTAAGCATATTTTAGTGGACGAATTCCAAGATACTAACGCCATCCAGTACGCTTGGATCCGAGTGCTTGCTGGCAACAATGCCAATGTGATGATCGTTGGTGATGACGATCAGTCGATTTACGGTTGGCGCGGCGCACAAGTTGAAAACCTACACCGTTTTTTAAATGACTTTAATGGCGCCGAAACCATTCGTCTTGAGCAAAATTATCGTTCATCAGGCAACATTCTTAACGCATCAAATGAATTGATTGCCAATAACAGTGAACGTTTAGGTAAAAGCTTATGGACAGAAGATGTTGAAGGCGAAAAAATTGCCCTTTACTGTGCTTTTAATGAAATGGATGAAGCTCGTTATATCGTTAGCCGCATTGCTGACTGGCAAGATAACGGTGGCAGTTTAGCGGATTGTGCCATTTTGTATCGTTCTAATGCTCAATCACGGGTGCTTGAAGAAGCCTTATTGCACAAAGGCTTAGCGTATCGTATTTATGGCGGTTTACGCTTCTTCGAGCGCCAAGAAATTAAAGATGCCATGAGCTATTTACGCTTGATGGCGAACAAAGACGATGATGCCGCTTTTGAGCGTATTGTGAACACGCCTACCCGTGGGATCGGTGATCGTACCCTTGATATTTTACGTTCTACCGCAAGGCAAGAACAAATGACGCTATGGCAAGCCAGCATAAAAGTGCTAGACGAGAAAATGCTCGCAGCTCGCGCCTCTAATGCGGTTCGTGGTTTTATGGACTTAATTGTTGAATTACAACAACAAACCATGGATATGCCTTTATATCGAATGACGGATACCGTGATCCAAGATTCTGGTTTGAAAACCATGTATCAAGCAGAAAAAGGCGAAAAAGCCCAAGCCAGAATTGATAACTTAGAAGAATTAGTGACGGCGGCGAAAACTTTTGAGTTGCCAGAAGATTTAGAGGATATGGGTGAGCTGAACGGCTTTTTATCCCATGCGGCACTCGAAGCGGGTGAAGGGCAAGCCGATGCCTTTACTGATGCGGTGCAGTTGATGACGCTTCATTCAGCCAAAGGCTTGGAGTTTCCACAAGTATTCATGGCTGGGGTTGAGGAAGGGCTATTCCCAAGCAAGATGGCATTGGAAGAAGGTGACCGCTTAGATGAAGAGCGTCGTTTGTGTTATGTAGGCATGACGCGAGCGATGCAAAAACTCACCATTACCCATGCTGAATCTCGCCGAATTTATGGTCGTGAAGATTACAGCCGTCCTTCGCGTTTCATTAAAGAAATTCCTCAGCAATACGTGGATGAGATCCGCATGAAAACTAAGGTGACTCAACCTAAACCATCGTTTAGCTCTGGTTTCAGTTCTGGTTTTAGTTCGGGTTACAATTCAGGTTTTAGTTCATCACAACGCAATCAAAAAACTCAAGCTCCGAAGCCAAGCTTTACCCAAAACCATGAAAGCGGTTTAAGCGAGGGACAGCGTGTTCGGCATAAAAAGTTCGGTGAAGGTAAGGTGTTAGAGCTTGAAGGCATGGGCGAACAAGCTTGTGTTAGAGTCAATTTTGACGATTATGGCGTAAAGAAACTAAAAGTAATGATAGCCAAATTAGAAGGATTGTAA
- the fre gene encoding NAD(P)H-flavin reductase: protein MNTLSCQVTRITPFNDSVYQVILTPSEPFDFKAGQYLSVVMGEKDKRPFSIASAPHQAEIELHIGAAVAESYPMQVIERLQACLANQETIDIEAPAGNAFLRSEHTRPRLLIAGGTGFSYIKSIIEQQIEEHNDTPVTFYWGCRTADAMYYHAIAQDWQQTYPWLTFIPVVEEADEHWQGKQANLLEQVKMDYADVADYDIYIAGRFDMAAAARDMLRSLNVNEQHLYGDAFAFLK from the coding sequence ATGAACACCCTATCTTGTCAGGTAACCCGTATTACCCCGTTTAACGATTCTGTCTATCAGGTCATTTTAACGCCCTCTGAGCCATTCGACTTTAAAGCGGGGCAATATCTGTCCGTGGTTATGGGCGAGAAAGACAAGCGTCCATTTTCGATTGCTTCAGCGCCACATCAAGCTGAAATTGAACTTCATATTGGTGCCGCGGTTGCTGAAAGTTACCCTATGCAAGTGATTGAACGCTTGCAGGCGTGTTTAGCCAATCAAGAAACCATCGACATTGAAGCGCCTGCTGGGAATGCGTTTTTACGCTCAGAGCACACCAGACCCCGCTTATTGATTGCTGGTGGTACAGGATTTTCCTACATCAAAAGCATCATAGAGCAACAAATCGAAGAGCATAACGACACGCCAGTGACGTTTTATTGGGGATGCCGCACTGCTGATGCCATGTATTACCACGCTATTGCACAAGACTGGCAACAAACTTACCCTTGGTTAACCTTTATTCCTGTCGTAGAAGAAGCCGATGAACATTGGCAAGGTAAACAAGCTAACTTACTTGAACAAGTTAAAATGGATTATGCAGATGTTGCTGACTACGACATCTATATTGCTGGACGGTTTGACATGGCAGCCGCCGCTCGTGATATGCTTAGAAGCTTGAATGTAAATGAACAGCACCTTTATGGCGATGCATTTGCATTTTTGAAATAA